The following proteins are encoded in a genomic region of Dioscorea cayenensis subsp. rotundata cultivar TDr96_F1 chromosome 8, TDr96_F1_v2_PseudoChromosome.rev07_lg8_w22 25.fasta, whole genome shotgun sequence:
- the LOC120266887 gene encoding vacuole membrane protein KMS1-like yields the protein MASGGLVASPSSEEEFDRLISGLKEKHRLDLENLTLYAQPFKTSQLFFFGVVQYLKKSLLYMVRKGGWFMVLSILIVAFWVLLISIDGPHEKHVQEIINYSRFCLWWVALGVASSIGLGFGLHTFVLYLGPHIALFTIKASQCGRVDLKSAPYDTIQLNRGPSWLGKDCLEFGPPLFPPVTGSRVRIPLSSILPQVLFEAILWGLGTALGELPPYFIARAARLSGSKVGSMEELDATSSSGASSEDGIISTLLKKAKCWLFSHSRHLNFLTVLALASVPNPLFDLAGIMCGQFGVSFWTFFLATLLGKAIIKTHLQTVFIILVCNNQLLELLENELLWLLGLIPGFSSLLPKITVKLHTAKEKYLSAPVPSKVKGKQLNLSFNLVWNTIVWIMVLNFFIRIVMTIAQEYLKKQHKLELANKIVELKQLKAESDCASPSS from the exons ATGGCATCTGGTGGACTTGTTGCGTCTCCTTCGTCGGAGGAGGAATTCGACAGGTTGATCTCTG GACTTAAAGAGAAGCATCGATTGGATCTAGAAAATTTGACATTGTATGCTCAACCTTTTAAGACTTCACAATTATTCTTTTTTGGTGTTGTTCAATACCTTAAAAAATCACTTCTATATATGGTGAGAAAAGGTGGTTGGTTTATGGTATTGAGTATCCTGATAGTTGCTTTCTGGGTCCTGCTTATAAGCATTGACGGGCCACATGAAAAG CACGTTCAAGAGATTATTAATTATTCCAGATTTTGCTTGTGGTGGGTGGCACTTGGTGTGGCATCGTCAATAGGACTAG GTTTTGGATTACATACTTTTGTTCTGTATTTGGGTCCCCATATTGCCCTTTTTACAATCAAAGCATCACAATGTGGTCGGGTCGATCTGAAAAGTGCCCCTTATGACACCATACAACTGAATAGGGGGCCTTCATGGCTTGGGAAGGATTGTTTGGAGTTTGGACCTCCTTTATTTCCACCAGTTACTGGTTCCCGAGTTAGGATTCCACTAAGTAGCATTCTCCCTCAGGTTCTGTTTGAGGCCATTCTGTGGGGCCTTGGGACTGCCCTAGGCGAGCTTCCTCCTTATTTTATTGCGAGAGCAG CACGCTTATCTGGAAGTAAGGTAGGAAGTATGGAGGAGCTTGATGCTACTTCTTCCAGTGGCGCTTCTTCTGAAGATGGAATTATTTCTACTCTGCTCAAGAAAGCTAAATGCTGGCTATTTTCTCATTCGCGACATCTTAATTTTCTTACAGTTTTAGCACTTGCTTCG GTACCAAATCCACTATTTGATCTTGCTGGTATCATGTGTGGCCAATTTGGAGTCTCATTTTGGACATTCTTTCTTGCTACCCTGCTTGGGAAGGCTATAATCAAGACTCACCTTCAG ACTGTTTTTATCATCTTGGTTTGCAACAATCAACTGCTAGAATTGCTGGAAAATGAGCTACTATGGTTGCTTGGTTTGATTCCTGGATTCTCATCCTTGCTGCCCAAGATCACTGTCAAATTGCATACGGCCAAGGAGAAGTATTTATCTGCTCCTGTGCCTTCAAAAGTGAAG GGGAAGCAGTTGAACCTATCCTTTAATTTGGTGTGGAATACCATTGTGTGGATTATGGTCCTGAACTTTTTCATCAGAATAGTAATGACTATTGCCCAAGAATATCTGAAGAAACAGCACAAGTTAGAGTTGGCTAACAAAATTGTGGAATTAAAGCAATTGAAAGCCGAATCTGATTGTGCATCCCCCAGCTCATAA
- the LOC120266867 gene encoding mavicyanin-like, protein MPLIKFVITLSLIFYTGPSQGKVYKVGDSSGWTIIGNVNYTAWASSKTFRVGDTIGCSEYNKQFHNVLEVKEADFFTCTTESLLASFITGNDSIPIKQAGQRYFICGFPGHCDGGQKVEIMVHKLTSSSAAPPTSSAVVPSTSPGASPTNPNNAASETHKALYYFSLAVVFVSTLLLV, encoded by the exons ATGCCCcttataaaatttgtaattacTCTCTCTCTTATATTTTACACAG GGCCATCACAGGGAAAGGTTTACAAGGTTGGGGATTCTTCAGGGTGGACGATTATTGGGAATGTGAACTATACTGCCTGGGCTTCATCAAAGACCTTCCGCGTTGGTGACACCATTG GATGCAGTGAGTATAACAAGCAATTCCACAATGTACTGGAGGTGAAGGAGGCGGACTTCTTTACATGCACAACGGAGTCTCTCCTCGCAAGCTTCATAACCGGCAATGACTCCATTCCGATCAAGCAAGCCGGTCAGCGGTACTTCATATGTGGATTTCCCGGCCACTGTGACGGAGGCCAGAAGGTGGAGATCATGGTTCACAAGCTCACTTCCTCTTCTGCCGCCCCTCCAACTTCCTCTGCTGTTGTGCCGTCTACATCTCCCGGAGCATCACCAACCAACCCTAACAATGCAGCTTCAGAAACTCACAAGGCTTTGTACTACTTCAGTCTTgctgttgtttttgtttctacTCTCCTTCTTGTTTGA
- the LOC120267724 gene encoding uncharacterized protein LOC120267724 has translation MEKPGTPATAPLLSPSSSQPYYGVPAPFQSPSPPAYVLLPSYHRRRSLRHRCRCCSFLVPSSCFFSLAFICAIIAASLFFLWPSDPEVSVTRLRLHSIHVATKPSISLDISIGLEVKVRNRDFFSLDYDEMVVAIGYRGRRLGLVRSEGGHIRARGVSYIDAMLRLDGIRVLNDVFYLIEDLARGSIPFDTVTEIEGQLHLFFLDVPIQGRVSCEVNVNPENQTVIRQNCYPE, from the exons ATGGAGAAGCCGGGAACTCCGGCGACAGCGCCGCTTCTCTCGCCGTCTTCTTCACAGCCCTACTACGGCGTTCCGGCGCCATTCCAGAGCCCCTCTCCCCCCGCCTACGTCCTCCTCCCCTCCTATCACCGTCGCCGCTCCCTCCGCCACCGTTGCCGCTGCTGCTCCTTTCTCGTTCCCTCCTCTTGCTTCTTCTCCCTCGCTTTCATCTGCGCCATCATCGCCGCCTCCCTCTTCTTCCTCTGGCCTTCCGACCCCGAGGTCTCCGTCACCCGCCTCCGCCTCCACAGCATCCATGTCGCTACCAAACCCAGCATCTCCCTCGACATCTCCATCGGTCTCGAGGTTAAGGTTCGGAACCGGGATTTCTTCTCTCTGGACTACGATGAGATGGTCGTGGCCATTGGTTATCGAGGGAGGAGGCTTGGGTTGGTGAGATCGGAAGGCGGGCATATTAGGGCTCGTGGTGTGTCGTATATCGATGCGATGCTGCGTCTggatgggattagggttttgaatgatgTTTTCTATCTGATTGAAGATCTTGCCAGAGGGTCCATTCCCTTTGATACTGTGACTGAGATTGAAGGCCAGCTACACCTCTTCTTCTTGGATGTCCCCATTCAG GGAAGAGTATCTTGTGAAGTGAATGTAAACCCAGAAAATCAGACTGTTATTCGTCAGAATTGCTATCCTGAG TGA
- the LOC120267696 gene encoding peptidyl-prolyl cis-trans isomerase FKBP42 isoform X2, whose product MMEDTQFEHAQSNANESSSQQSQTVDDNDIKIEGSAFVYNEHPSDDNGPPKVDSEVEVLHEKVTKQIIKDGHGHKPTKFSTCFLHYRAWVENTSQKFEDTWQEQRPTELVLGKEKPQMVGLGIGVSGMKSGERALLHVGWELGYGKEGSFSFPNVPPMADLLYEVELIGFDEAKEGKARSDMTVEERIEAADRRKLEGNAYFKDEKLEEAMQQYEMAIAYMGDEFMFQLFGKYRDMALAVKNPCHLNMAACLIKLRRYEEAIAQCSIVLSEDENNVKALFRRGKAKAELGQTDGAREDFQKAKKIVPEDKTIAKELRLLAEHDKAVYQKQKELYKGIFGPPPEAKPQRRNWLVVFWQWLVSLFCRVFKLQKHKAD is encoded by the exons ATGATGGAAGACACTCAGTTTGAGCATGCTCAATCAAATG CTAATGAAAGCTCCAGTCAGCAGTCACAAACTG TTGATGATAATGACATCAAGATTGAGGGCTCTGCATTTGTATATAATGAACATCCCAGTGATGACAATGGACCTCCAAAAGTTGACTCTGAGGTGGAAGTCCTTCATGAGAAAGTCACAAAGCAAATCATTAAGGATGGCCATGGTCATAAACCAACAAAATTCTCAACATGTTTCT TGCACTACAGGGCATGGGTGGAAAATACATCCCAAAAGTTTGAAGATACTTGGCAAGAACAACGTCCAACTGAGCTTGTCTTGGGAAAAG AGAAACCTCAAATGGTGGGGCTAGGAATTGGTGTCTCAGGAATGAAGAGTGGGGAGCGCGCACTCTTACATGTTGGTTGGGAATTAGGTTATGGCAAAGAAGGAAGTTTTTCTTTCCCAAATGTACCACCTATGGCAGACCTCTTATATGAAGTGGAGCTTATTggttttgatgaagctaaagAA GGAAAAGCCAGAAGTGACATGACAGTAGAAGAAAGGATTGAGGCAGCTGATAGAAGAAAGTTGGAAGGGAATGCTTATTTCAAGGATGAAAAACTTGAGGAAGCTATGCAACAGTATGAAATG GCCATAGCCTACATGGGAGATGAATTCATGTTTCAGTTATTTGGAAAGTACAGAGACATGGCATTGGCTGTGAAAAATCCATGCCACCTCAACATGGCTGCATGTTTGATTAAACTAAGGAGATATGAAGAAGCGATCGCACAATGTAGCATT GTCTTATCAGAAGATGAAAACAATGTCAAAGCATTATTTAGACGAGGAAAAGCTAAAGCAGAACTAGGTCAGACAGATGGTGCTCGTGAAGATTTtcaaaaagctaaaaaaattgTTCCTGAAGACAAGACTATTGCAAAGGAGCTTCGGCTGTTAGCTGAACATGATAAAGCTGTTTATCAGAAGCAGAAAGAGCTTTacaaaggaatctttggacCACCGCCGGAAGCTAAACCTCAGCGACGAAATTGGTTAGTAGTTTTCTGGCAATGGCTAGTATCTTTGTTTTGCCGCGTATTTAAGCTCCAAAAGCACAAAGCTGACTAG
- the LOC120267696 gene encoding peptidyl-prolyl cis-trans isomerase FKBP42 isoform X1: MMEDTQFEHAQSNVANESSSQQSQTVDDNDIKIEGSAFVYNEHPSDDNGPPKVDSEVEVLHEKVTKQIIKDGHGHKPTKFSTCFLHYRAWVENTSQKFEDTWQEQRPTELVLGKEKPQMVGLGIGVSGMKSGERALLHVGWELGYGKEGSFSFPNVPPMADLLYEVELIGFDEAKEGKARSDMTVEERIEAADRRKLEGNAYFKDEKLEEAMQQYEMAIAYMGDEFMFQLFGKYRDMALAVKNPCHLNMAACLIKLRRYEEAIAQCSIVLSEDENNVKALFRRGKAKAELGQTDGAREDFQKAKKIVPEDKTIAKELRLLAEHDKAVYQKQKELYKGIFGPPPEAKPQRRNWLVVFWQWLVSLFCRVFKLQKHKAD, translated from the exons ATGATGGAAGACACTCAGTTTGAGCATGCTCAATCAAATG TAGCTAATGAAAGCTCCAGTCAGCAGTCACAAACTG TTGATGATAATGACATCAAGATTGAGGGCTCTGCATTTGTATATAATGAACATCCCAGTGATGACAATGGACCTCCAAAAGTTGACTCTGAGGTGGAAGTCCTTCATGAGAAAGTCACAAAGCAAATCATTAAGGATGGCCATGGTCATAAACCAACAAAATTCTCAACATGTTTCT TGCACTACAGGGCATGGGTGGAAAATACATCCCAAAAGTTTGAAGATACTTGGCAAGAACAACGTCCAACTGAGCTTGTCTTGGGAAAAG AGAAACCTCAAATGGTGGGGCTAGGAATTGGTGTCTCAGGAATGAAGAGTGGGGAGCGCGCACTCTTACATGTTGGTTGGGAATTAGGTTATGGCAAAGAAGGAAGTTTTTCTTTCCCAAATGTACCACCTATGGCAGACCTCTTATATGAAGTGGAGCTTATTggttttgatgaagctaaagAA GGAAAAGCCAGAAGTGACATGACAGTAGAAGAAAGGATTGAGGCAGCTGATAGAAGAAAGTTGGAAGGGAATGCTTATTTCAAGGATGAAAAACTTGAGGAAGCTATGCAACAGTATGAAATG GCCATAGCCTACATGGGAGATGAATTCATGTTTCAGTTATTTGGAAAGTACAGAGACATGGCATTGGCTGTGAAAAATCCATGCCACCTCAACATGGCTGCATGTTTGATTAAACTAAGGAGATATGAAGAAGCGATCGCACAATGTAGCATT GTCTTATCAGAAGATGAAAACAATGTCAAAGCATTATTTAGACGAGGAAAAGCTAAAGCAGAACTAGGTCAGACAGATGGTGCTCGTGAAGATTTtcaaaaagctaaaaaaattgTTCCTGAAGACAAGACTATTGCAAAGGAGCTTCGGCTGTTAGCTGAACATGATAAAGCTGTTTATCAGAAGCAGAAAGAGCTTTacaaaggaatctttggacCACCGCCGGAAGCTAAACCTCAGCGACGAAATTGGTTAGTAGTTTTCTGGCAATGGCTAGTATCTTTGTTTTGCCGCGTATTTAAGCTCCAAAAGCACAAAGCTGACTAG
- the LOC120267938 gene encoding LOW QUALITY PROTEIN: zinc finger AN1 and C2H2 domain-containing stress-associated protein 16-like (The sequence of the model RefSeq protein was modified relative to this genomic sequence to represent the inferred CDS: inserted 2 bases in 1 codon) — protein MGTPEFPDLGKHCSVEDCKLIDFLPFTCDRCSEVFCLQHRSYSKHLCPNANLQDVTVLVCPLCAKGVHLVPNQDPNITWESHVNTDCDPSNYQKATKKRKCPVPGCKEILTFSNTIRCRDCTQEHCLKHRFGPDHKCPGPKKPDTSFPFISLLRRSQKSESVTSRSSNVXPVRSQSSNGSSWWGSGLVNAASSVRASAESSIQRLSDVTAQALQKAKEGMSQNNNNALVEQCPQCPAKFSSVSALIEHSERNHNRGIPPGQYGVTIDACPKCGKGFVDPVLLVEHVERVHGGTSTVRS, from the exons ATGGGGACGCCTGAATTTCCCGATCTCGGGAAGCATTGCAGCGTGGAGGACTGCAAGCTCATCGATTTCCTGCCCTTCACCTGCGATCGGTGTAGCGAG GTATTCTGCCTGCAGCATAGAAGTTACTCAAAACACCTTTGTCCAAATGCCAACCTTCAGGATGTGACAGTCCTGGTTTGCCCACTCTGTGCTAAAGGAGTTCATCTGGTCCCAAATCAAGACCCAAATATCACTTGGGAATCTCATGTCAACACTGATTGTGACCCATCAAATTACCAGAAAGCaactaagaaaagaaagtgcCCTGTTCCTGGTTGCAAAGAAATACTTACTTTCTCTAACACAATACGCTGTAGAGACTGTACCCAAGAGCACTGCTTAAAACACAGATTTGGCCCTGACCACAAATGCCCAGGCCCCAAGAAGCCTGATACTAGCTTCCCTTTTATAAGTTTGTTGAGGAGGAGCCAGAAAAGTGAGTCAGTGACTAGCAGAAGTTCAAATGT CCCTGTACGAAGTCAGAGCTCAAACGGTTCATCATGGTGGGGTTCTGGCTTAGTCAACGCCGCATCAAGTGTTCGGGCCTCAGCTGAGTCCAGCATTCAGAGGTTAAGCGATGTTACTGCCCAAGCATTGCAGAAGGCGAAGGAAGGAATGTCACAGAACAACAACAATGCTCTTGTCGAACAATGCCCTCAGTGTCCAGCAAAATTTTCATCTGTTTCTGCTTTGATTGAGCATTCTGAGAGAAATCATAACCGCGGCATTCCACCAGGTCAGTATGGTGTCACGATCGATGCTTGTCCCAAATGTGGCAAAGGCTTTGTTGATCCAGTATTGTTAGTTGAGCATGTTGAGAGGGTGCATGGAGGGACATCGACTGTTCGATC TTGA